CGGCACCTGGTCGCGCTCTACCTGCTCACCGTGGCCGACATCCGCGGCACCAGTCCCAAGGTCTGGAACGGCTGGAAAGCCAAGCTGCTGGAGGACTTGTTCTGGGCCACGCGACGCGTGCTTGCCGGCGAGCATGTGACGCGCCGATCGAGCGTGGAGACCCGCCAGGCGGAAGCATTGTCGCGGCTGCGTCTGTACGCGATTCCGGACGATGCGCACGAGAAGCTCTGGGCGCAGCTCGACACGTCGTATTTCCTGCGCCACGACGCCCAGGAGATCGCCTGGCATACGCGCCTGCTCAATTACCGCGTGGACAGCCCCGTCCCCGTCGTCAAGGCGCGCCTGGCGCCGATCGGCGAGGGACTGCAGGTGCTGATCTACACGCCCGACCAGGAGGAGCTGTTCGCGCGCATCTGCAACTTCTTCAGCTGCGCGGGCTTCAGTATCGCCGAGGCGAAGATCCATACCACGCGCCACGGCTACGCCCTGGACAGCTTCATCATCCTCGATCCGCAGGGGCGGGACGCGAACTATCGCGACGTGATGAGCTTCGTCGAGCACGAGCTGGCGCAGCGCCTGGAGCAGCGCGCGCCGCTGGAGCCGCCCGCCAACGGCCGGCTGAGCCGCAGGGTGCGGCACTTCCCGATAAGTCCCGAAATCGAGCTGCAACCCGACGAGCGCGGCACTTACATGGTGCTGAGCGTGATCTCCGGCGATCGCCCCGGCCTGCTCTATCGCATCGCCCTGGTGCTGGTGCGCTACGACATCAACCTGCATTCGGCCAAGATCAATACGCTGGGCGAGCGCGTGGAAGATACCTTCCTCATCACCGGCTCGGCGCTCAAGGACACCCGCACCGCGGTGCGCCTGGAGAGCGAATTGGTGCAGGCCCTGCAGATCGAGTAGCAGACGAGGCTGCTTACAGCATCGGGGGCGAGCCGCTTACTCGTCGATCGGCGGATCGCCCGGAAACAGCACCTCGGTGAAGCCGAAATTGCGCAGGTCGTCGATGCGCATCGGGTACAGGATGCCGTCGAGGTGGTCGCACTCGTGCTGCACCACGCGCGCATGGAAGTCCGCAACGTCGCGCTCGATCGGACTGCCGTACTGGTCCGAGCCCTTGTAGTGGATGCGCCGGTAGCGCGGCACCAGCCCGCGCATGCCGGGAACGCTCAAGCAGCCTTCCCAGCCCTCCTCCATTTCGTCGCCCAGCGGGCGTATCTCGGGATTGATCAGCACCGTGTACGGCACTTCCTCGGCATCGGGGTAACGGGGATTGCGCTTGACGCCGAAGATCACGACCCGTAGCGGCACCCCGATCTGCGGCGCGGCGAGCCCAGCGCCGTTCAACGCCTCCATCGTATCGAGCATGTCGGTGAGAAGCGCGTCGAGCTCCGCCGTGCCGAACTGCGTGACCTCGCGCGATCGCTCCAGCAGGAGCGGACTTCCCATCCTAAGTACGGACCTCACCGCCATCAGGCACCTCGAGCTGCAGCAATATCCGGACGACCCGCGCCATTGCGGCATCGAGCACCGTGCCGATGTCCGCCACCACGATCCCGCTGCGGCTCGAGGCGCGTCCCGCCGCCCAGTTCGCCACGACTGCAAGCGTCGCATAGGCCACCGACGCCTCGCGCGCAAGCGCCGCTTCGGGCATGCCCGTCATCCCGACCATGTCGGCCCCGTCGCGCTCCAGGCGATCGATCTCGGCCGCTGTTTCCAGACGCGGACCCTGCATGGCGGCATAGACGCCACCGTCGACGATCGGCTCCTCGGCATTGCGGCCGGCTTGCAGCAAGGCCGCGCGCAGCGACGGCGTATAGGGCTCGGTGAAGTCGATATGGCTGACCTGGCTGTCGGACCCGTCGAAGAAGGTCGCGCGGCGCTCGTAGGTGTAGTCGATGATCTGGGACGGAACGGCGATGGCGCCCGGCGCCAGATCCGCGCGTATGCCGCCGACCGCGGCGAGAGCGACGATCGCACGCACGCCCTGCTGAGCCAGGGCCCAGATGTTGGCCCGGTAGTTGACCGCGTGCGGTGGAATCGTGTGGCCGTAGCCGTGGCGCGCGAGAAAGACGACTTCGCGGCCTCGCAGCAGTCCGAAGGTAAGCGCTGCGGATGGCTCGCCATACGG
The genomic region above belongs to Betaproteobacteria bacterium and contains:
- a CDS encoding S-methyl-5'-thioinosine phosphorylase yields the protein MLGIIGGSGAGRLAVLEHARLQAIHTPYGEPSAALTFGLLRGREVVFLARHGYGHTIPPHAVNYRANIWALAQQGVRAIVALAAVGGIRADLAPGAIAVPSQIIDYTYERRATFFDGSDSQVSHIDFTEPYTPSLRAALLQAGRNAEEPIVDGGVYAAMQGPRLETAAEIDRLERDGADMVGMTGMPEAALAREASVAYATLAVVANWAAGRASSRSGIVVADIGTVLDAAMARVVRILLQLEVPDGGEVRT
- a CDS encoding peptide deformylase translates to MAVRSVLRMGSPLLLERSREVTQFGTAELDALLTDMLDTMEALNGAGLAAPQIGVPLRVVIFGVKRNPRYPDAEEVPYTVLINPEIRPLGDEMEEGWEGCLSVPGMRGLVPRYRRIHYKGSDQYGSPIERDVADFHARVVQHECDHLDGILYPMRIDDLRNFGFTEVLFPGDPPIDE